One Thunnus maccoyii chromosome 14, fThuMac1.1, whole genome shotgun sequence genomic window carries:
- the papolg gene encoding poly(A) polymerase gamma isoform X1 produces MKEMSSTMPGGQQPQKHYGITSAISLAPPREIDHQYTKKLCDAMKPFGVFEDEEELNHRLAVLGKLNNFVKEWIAEISELKNLPPSAISCVGGKIFTFGSYRLGVHTKGADIDALCVAPRHVERSDFFQSFFEKLKQHEEIKDLRAVEDAFVPVIKFKFDGIEIDLLFARLALQSIPDNLDLRGDSILRNLDIRCIRSLNGCRVTDEILYLVPNKENFRLTLRAIKLWAKRRGIYSNMLGFLGGVSWAMLVARTCQLYPNAVAATLVHKFFLVFSKWEWPNPVLLKQPEDSNLNLPVWDPRVNPSDRYHLMPIITPAYPQQNSTYNVSTSTRTIMSEEFKYGLSVTDEILQGKAEWSKLFEPPNFFQKYKHYIVLTASASTEENHLEWIGLVESKIRVLVGNLERNEYITLAHVNPQSFPGSKENRNENDFVSMWFIGIIFKKVENAESVNIDLTYDIQSFTDTVYRQANNINMLKDGMKIEATHVKKKQLHQYLPAELVQKKKRSIAELNRSSNGGSSKRISLDSSHLDSSRDTDSGTPFSSPTSKPSKPTSDTEDNVSPPKQLFVEGSPAPSAAPAATDQGMSIPVIGSKPPVKAKAPSPPASSSVTTVLSGNVKPNTTSSPREEPNGLEDSVNGAPAKRPHSPTQEDLAKRHKDTEVVSNDDSTFKEPYPPSSDSHMHGEGPNITLSGSKAKPIPTIDTSRTQRLPSMELPDASSPLPASNSCRVVKNSIKLALNRHNITPPKPPVFEGTLTTDAPPTSEEKGMSIPVIGSKNTASKPTVPPVGSSIPTLVSRGADPLNGAPSKRPHSPSLEEQAKRLKETEKARIHIA; encoded by the exons ATGAAAGAAATGTCCAG CACCATGCCTGGTGGGCAGCAGCCTCAGAAACACTATGGCATCACCTCTGCCATTAGCCTTGCACCCCCACGAGAAATAGACCACCAGTACACCAAGAAGCTCTGTGATGCTATGAAGCCTTTTGGGGTGtttgaagatgaagaggaattGAACCATAG ACTTGCAGTTCTTGGGAAGTTGAATAACTTTGTTAAAGAATGGATCGCAGAGATCAGTGAATTAAAG AACCTTCCACCATCAGCTATAAGCTGTGTTGGGGGCAAGATATTTACATTTGGTTCATACCGTCTTGGAGTGCACACAAAAG GAGCTGATATTGATGCCTTATGTGTGGCTCCACGCCACGTAGAAAGAAGTGACTTTTTCCAGTCTTTCTTTGAGAAATTGAAACAGCACGAAGAGATCAAAGACCTGAGG GCTGTCGAGGATGCTTTTGTACCAgtgatcaaattcaaatttgatGGAATAGAG ATTGACCTGCTTTTTGCCAGACTGGCCTTACAGTCCATTCCAGACAACCTGGACCTAAGGGGGGACTCCATCCTGAGAAACTTGGACATTCGTTGTATCCGCAGCCTTAATG GCTGTCGAGTGACAGATGAAATTTTGTATCTAGtgccaaacaaagaaaacttcaGACTGACATTGAGAGCCATCAAACTGTGGGCAAAAC GTCGCGGCATCTACTCCAACATGCTGGGGTTTCTGGGTGGAGTGTCATGGGCCATGCTGGTGGCCAGGACCTGCCAGCTCTACCCAAACGCTGTTGCTGCCACGCTCGTCCACAAGTTCTTCTTGGTTTTCTCCAAATG GGAGTGGCCGAATCCTGTGCTATTGAAACAACCTGAGGACAGTAATCTGAATTTACCTGTGTGGGATCCTAGA gtGAACCCATCTGACAGATACCACCTGATGCCCATCATCACACCTGCCTATCCCCAGCAGAACTCCACATACAACGTCTCCACGTCAACACGCACCATCATGAGCGAGGAGTTCAAATACG GTCTCAGCGTCACAGATGAGATTCTTCAGGGAAAAGCAGAATGGTCCAAGCTCTTTGAGCCACCCAATTTTTTCCAAAAGTACAA GCATTACATCGTTCTGACTGCCAGTGCGTCCACAGAAGAAAACCACTTAGAATG GATTGGTCTGGTGGAGTCCAAGATCCGTGTTTTGGTGGGAAACCTGGAGAGGAATGAGTACATCACCCTGGCTCATGTCAACCCACAGTCCTTCCCTGGGTCCAAAGAGAACCGCAATGA GAACGACTTTGTGTCCATGTGGTTCATCGGGATCATCTTCAAGAAAGTGGAGAATGCAGAGAGTGTGAATATTGACCTGACATACGACATCCAGTCCTTCACAGACACTG TGTACAGACAAGCCAACAACATTAACATGCTGAAGGATGGGATGAAGATTGAAGCAACACATGTAAAGAAGAAACAGCTCCACCAGTACCTTCCTGCTGAACtggtgcagaagaagaagagg AGCATAGCGGAGTTGAACCGTAGCTCTAATGGGGGGAGCTCTAAGAGGATCTCTCTGGACAGCAGTCACCTGGACAGCTCCAGAGACACAGACTCAGGGACTCCCTTTAGCTCCCCAACCAGCAAACCCTCCAAGCCCACGTCTGACACAGAAGACAA TGTCAGCCCTCCCAAGCAGCTTTTTGTGGAAGGCTCCCCAGCACCCAGTGCAGCACCTGCTGCTACAGACCAGGGCATGTCCATCCCTGTCATCGGCTCAA AGCCACCGGTTAAAGCGAAGGCTCCTTCTCCACCAGCCAGCAGCTCCGTCACCACAGTGCTGAGCGGGAATGTGAAGCCCAACACCACTAGCAGCCCCAGAGAGGAGCCCAACGGCTTGGAGGACTCCGTCAATGGAGCTCCTGCCAAGAGACCGCACTCACCTACACAAGAGGACCTGGCCAAGAGGCACAAAGACACAGAG GTGGTGTCCAATGATGACTCTACTTTCAAAGAGCCATATCCACCATCTTCTGACTCCCATATGCATGGAGAAGGACCCAACATT ACTCTTTCTGGATCAAAGGCTAAGCCCATTCCAACCATCGATACCTCAAGAACACAG AGACTTCCCAGCATGGAGCTGCCAGACGCCTCCTCGCCTCTCCCAGCCAGCAACAGCTGTCGCGTTGTGAAAAATTCCATTAAACTGGCCCTGAACCGCCACAA CATCACACCTCCCAAGCCCCCAGTGTTTGAGGGCACCCTCACAACTGACGCTCCTCCCACCAGTGAAGAAAAAGGCATGTCCATTCCTGTCATTGGGTCAA aAAATACTGCATCCAAACCCACTGTGCCCCCCGTCGGCAGCTCCATACCTACATTAGTGAGCCGAGGAGCCGACCCACTGAACGGAGCGCCCTCCAAGAGACCCCACTCTCCATCTCTGGAGGAACAGGCCAAGAGgctgaaagaaacagaaaaggcCAGAATCCACATAGCTTGA
- the LOC121912067 gene encoding transmembrane protein 229b-like isoform X2 → MEARKLNARRTQDVEGDVPGEPHGSVSSRPLSSLARLYVYALHGCLCEVAFTAVWDWCSTQDRRLAGHSSLWALPMYATAIYLMESLRAWLLAQHHPLPLRLTAYTVFIYLWEFSWGAGLTLLGACPWDYSGFRYNLGGLVTLEYALPWAVAAFIAEQYVIRNTLRIRLLN, encoded by the exons ATGGAGGCGAGAAAGCTAAATGCGAGGAGAACACAAG ATGTTGAAGGTGATGTCCCAGGAGAGCCACATGGGAGCGTCTCCAGTcgtcctctttcctctctggcTCGTCTCTATGTGTACGCGTTGCATGGCTGCCTCTGTGAGGTGGCCTTCACTGCTGTGTGGGACTGGTGCAGCACCCAAGACAGGAGGCTGGCGGGACACAGCAGCCTGTGGGCGCTGCCTATGTATGCCACTGCAATCTACCTCATGGAGAGCCTGAGGGCCTGGCTGCTGGCTCAGCATCACCCACTCCCTCTGCGTCTGACAGCCTACACTGTGTTCATCTACCTATGGGAGTTCAGCTGGGGGGCAGGGCTAACGCTACTGGGGGCATGTCCCTGGGACTACTCAGGTTTTAGGTACAACCTGGGAGGGCTGGTGACTCTGGAGTATGCACTACCCTGGGCTGTGGCTGCCTTTATAGCAGAGCAGTATGTGATCAGGAACACTCTGAGGATAAGACTGCTAAACTGA
- the papolg gene encoding poly(A) polymerase gamma isoform X2, which translates to MKEMSSTMPGGQQPQKHYGITSAISLAPPREIDHQYTKKLCDAMKPFGVFEDEEELNHRLAVLGKLNNFVKEWIAEISELKNLPPSAISCVGGKIFTFGSYRLGVHTKGADIDALCVAPRHVERSDFFQSFFEKLKQHEEIKDLRAVEDAFVPVIKFKFDGIEIDLLFARLALQSIPDNLDLRGDSILRNLDIRCIRSLNGCRVTDEILYLVPNKENFRLTLRAIKLWAKRRGIYSNMLGFLGGVSWAMLVARTCQLYPNAVAATLVHKFFLVFSKWEWPNPVLLKQPEDSNLNLPVWDPRVNPSDRYHLMPIITPAYPQQNSTYNVSTSTRTIMSEEFKYGLSVTDEILQGKAEWSKLFEPPNFFQKYKQI; encoded by the exons ATGAAAGAAATGTCCAG CACCATGCCTGGTGGGCAGCAGCCTCAGAAACACTATGGCATCACCTCTGCCATTAGCCTTGCACCCCCACGAGAAATAGACCACCAGTACACCAAGAAGCTCTGTGATGCTATGAAGCCTTTTGGGGTGtttgaagatgaagaggaattGAACCATAG ACTTGCAGTTCTTGGGAAGTTGAATAACTTTGTTAAAGAATGGATCGCAGAGATCAGTGAATTAAAG AACCTTCCACCATCAGCTATAAGCTGTGTTGGGGGCAAGATATTTACATTTGGTTCATACCGTCTTGGAGTGCACACAAAAG GAGCTGATATTGATGCCTTATGTGTGGCTCCACGCCACGTAGAAAGAAGTGACTTTTTCCAGTCTTTCTTTGAGAAATTGAAACAGCACGAAGAGATCAAAGACCTGAGG GCTGTCGAGGATGCTTTTGTACCAgtgatcaaattcaaatttgatGGAATAGAG ATTGACCTGCTTTTTGCCAGACTGGCCTTACAGTCCATTCCAGACAACCTGGACCTAAGGGGGGACTCCATCCTGAGAAACTTGGACATTCGTTGTATCCGCAGCCTTAATG GCTGTCGAGTGACAGATGAAATTTTGTATCTAGtgccaaacaaagaaaacttcaGACTGACATTGAGAGCCATCAAACTGTGGGCAAAAC GTCGCGGCATCTACTCCAACATGCTGGGGTTTCTGGGTGGAGTGTCATGGGCCATGCTGGTGGCCAGGACCTGCCAGCTCTACCCAAACGCTGTTGCTGCCACGCTCGTCCACAAGTTCTTCTTGGTTTTCTCCAAATG GGAGTGGCCGAATCCTGTGCTATTGAAACAACCTGAGGACAGTAATCTGAATTTACCTGTGTGGGATCCTAGA gtGAACCCATCTGACAGATACCACCTGATGCCCATCATCACACCTGCCTATCCCCAGCAGAACTCCACATACAACGTCTCCACGTCAACACGCACCATCATGAGCGAGGAGTTCAAATACG GTCTCAGCGTCACAGATGAGATTCTTCAGGGAAAAGCAGAATGGTCCAAGCTCTTTGAGCCACCCAATTTTTTCCAAAAGTACAA GCAGATTTGA
- the haao gene encoding 3-hydroxyanthranilate 3,4-dioxygenase produces MSNSPLLVNVENWIAENQNAFLPPVCNKLMHFSQLNIMFVGGPNTRKDYHIEEGEELFYQLKGDMCLKVIENGKHKDVHIKEGEMFLLPARIPHSPQRQANTVGLVVERRRLLTETDCLRYYVDGTTSILFEKWFYCQDLGTQLVPIIKEFMASKQYRTGKPDPNEVFREPPFQMNTLNVMSPFCFKDWLNKQKPFLASGRPIDMFGAQFETEAMLFGPGLTEKSLRQSDVWIWQLEGSSRVTMNEQEFTLSAGDSLLIPEQNQYQWQRDEGTVALFVVQNPERKRP; encoded by the exons ATGAGCAACAGTCCTCTTCTGGTGAATGTGGAAAATTGGATTGCAGAAAACCAGAATGCTTTCCTGCCACCAGTGTGCAACAAGCTCAT gCACTTTTCCCAGTTGAACATAATGTTTGTAGGCGGACCTAATACCAGGAAGGATTACCATATAGAAGAAGGGGAGGAG CTGTTCTACCAGTTGAAGGGGGACATGTGTCTGAAGGTGATTGAAAATGGCAAACACAAGGATGTACACATCAAAGAGGGAGAG ATGTTCCTGCTGCCAGCTCGGATCCCCCACTCCCCCCAGAGACAGGCCAACACTGTGGGACTGGTGGTGGAGAGGAGACGGCTGCTGACTGAGACTGACTGCCTCAG GTACTATGTGGACGGTACAACCAGCATCCTGTTTGAGAAATGGTTCTACTGTCAGGATCTAGGGACACAACTCGTGCCAATAATCAAAGA GTTCATGGCATCAAAGCAGTACAGAACAGGAAAACCTGACCCAA ATGAAGTCTTCAGGGAGCCTCCGTTCCAGATGAACACCTTGAATGTGATGTCGCCCTTCTGCTTTAAGGACTGGCTGAACAAACAGAAGCCATTCCTGGCCAGCGGCAGGCCCATCGATATGTTTGGAGCTCAGTTTGAGACAGAG GCGATGCTGTTTGGACCTGGGTTGACAGAGAAGTCATTACGGCAAAGTGATGTGTGGATTTGGCAACTG GAGGGATCATCAAGAGTAACTATGAATGAGCAGGAGTTCACTCTTTCTGCAGGAGACAGTTTACTCATTCCTGAACAGAACCA GTACCAGTGGCAGAGAGATGAGGGGACTGTTGCTCTGTTTGTGGTTCAAAACCCTGAGCGGAAAAGACCCTGA
- the LOC121912067 gene encoding transmembrane protein 229B-like isoform X1, with the protein MEARKLNARRTQGTDVEGDVPGEPHGSVSSRPLSSLARLYVYALHGCLCEVAFTAVWDWCSTQDRRLAGHSSLWALPMYATAIYLMESLRAWLLAQHHPLPLRLTAYTVFIYLWEFSWGAGLTLLGACPWDYSGFRYNLGGLVTLEYALPWAVAAFIAEQYVIRNTLRIRLLN; encoded by the exons ATGGAGGCGAGAAAGCTAAATGCGAGGAGAACACAAG GGACAGATGTTGAAGGTGATGTCCCAGGAGAGCCACATGGGAGCGTCTCCAGTcgtcctctttcctctctggcTCGTCTCTATGTGTACGCGTTGCATGGCTGCCTCTGTGAGGTGGCCTTCACTGCTGTGTGGGACTGGTGCAGCACCCAAGACAGGAGGCTGGCGGGACACAGCAGCCTGTGGGCGCTGCCTATGTATGCCACTGCAATCTACCTCATGGAGAGCCTGAGGGCCTGGCTGCTGGCTCAGCATCACCCACTCCCTCTGCGTCTGACAGCCTACACTGTGTTCATCTACCTATGGGAGTTCAGCTGGGGGGCAGGGCTAACGCTACTGGGGGCATGTCCCTGGGACTACTCAGGTTTTAGGTACAACCTGGGAGGGCTGGTGACTCTGGAGTATGCACTACCCTGGGCTGTGGCTGCCTTTATAGCAGAGCAGTATGTGATCAGGAACACTCTGAGGATAAGACTGCTAAACTGA